CCAAAGTTTTGAAGCCTGAACCAGAGATAGCACTGAAGTGTGCGAAAACATCTGGACCAGATTCTTGCTCAATAAAGCCAAAACCTTTAGATTCGTTAAACCATTTGACGGTGCCGGTAGTAGTAGACATAAATAATACCTATTAATTTCAAGAGTAATA
This genomic window from Gammaproteobacteria bacterium contains:
- a CDS encoding cold-shock protein is translated as MSTTTGTVKWFNESKGFGFIEQESGPDVFAHFSAISGSGFKTLVEGQKVEFTVTQGQKGPQAENIVPL